Proteins found in one Plasmodium knowlesi strain H genome assembly, chromosome: 12 genomic segment:
- a CDS encoding protein transport protein SEC61 subunit alpha, putative — translation MVRFLNLIKPVMFLLPEVQSPDRKLPFKEKLLWTAVSLFVFLICCQIPLYGIVTSKLSDPFYWMRVILASNRGTLMELGISPIVTSGMVMQLLAGSKIIDVDQSLKEDRTLFQGAQKLLGLLITLGEAIAYVVSGIYGNISEIGTGHAIIIILQLFFAGVVVILLDELLQKGYGLGSGISLFIATNICETIMWKSFSPTTINTDKGIEFEGAIISLVYCLFTESNKISALKKAFYRTHAPNVTNLLATILVFLIVIYLQGFRVDLSVKYQSVRGQQGTYPIKLFYTSNIPIILQTALVSNLYFFSQILYKRFKNSILVNILGQWQEVESSGTSIPIGGIAYYISPPNSFADITNDPFHTLVYISFVLVACAFFSKTWIEVSGSSAKDVAKQLRDQQIGMRGYRDTPTSLTRVFNRYIPTAAAFGGMCIGALTILADFLGALGSGTGILLAVTIIYQFYEMLVKEQEKATSLF, via the exons atgg TGAGATTCCTCAATTTAATCAAGCCGGTTATGTTCTTACTGCCGGAGGTGCAGTCGCCAGACAGGAAGTTGCCATTCAAGGAGAAGCTACTATGGACAGCTGTGTCTTTGTTTGTCTTTCTCATATGTTGCCAAATACCGTTGTACGGTATCGTAACGAGTAAATTAAGTGATCCGTTTTATTGGATGCGTGTGATATTGGCTTCGAACAGAGGGACATTAATGGAGTTGGGAATATCCCCTATAGTAACAAGTGGTATGGTAATGCAGCTATTGGCAGGTTCCAAAATAATAGATGTAGATCAGAGTTTAAAGGAAGATAGAACCCTTTTTCAAGGAGCACAGAAGTTACTGGGATTGTTAATAACCTTAGGGGAAGCCATCGCCTATGTGGTTAGCGGGATTTATGGAAATATATCAGAAATAGGAACTGGACACgccattattattatacttcaattattttttgcagGAGTTGTGGTCATCCTGTTGGATGAATTATTACAGAAGGGTTACGGATTAGGTTCAGGTATTTCACTGTTTATAGCAACGAATATTTGTGAAACTATTATGTGGAAATCTTTTAGCCCAACCACCATTAACACAGATAAAGGAATCGAATTTGAAGGGGCAATTATTTCCCTAGTTTATTGTCTTTTTACTGAATCGAATAAAATATCTGCCTTGAAGAAAGCTTTCTATAGAACCCATGCACCAAATGTGACCAACCTGTTAGCCACCATTTTGGTTTTTCTCATTGTTATCTACCTCCAAGGATTTAGAGTGGACTTATCTGTTAAGTATCAAAGCGTACGGGGACAACAGGGGACATATCCGATAAAGCTATTTTACACGAGCAATATCCCCATTATTTTGCAGACCGCATTAGTATCCaatttatatttcttctcaCAAATATTATACAAACGATTCAAGAATAGCATTTTGGTGAATATTTTGGGACAATGGCAAGAAGTTGAATCTAGTGGTACCTCCATCCCGATTGGTGGAATTGCTTACTACATCTCTCCTCCGAACTCTTTTGCTGATATTACAAATGACCCATTCCACACCCTGGTATACATTTCCTTTGTCCTTGTGgcatgtgcctttttttcgaAGACGTGGATTGAAGTGTCAGGTAGCTCAGCTAAAGATGTTGCGAAACAATTACGAGATCAGCAAATTGGTATGAGAGGATATAGAGATACACCTACATCCCTAACCAGAGTTTTCAACAGATATATCCCTACCGCCGCAGCCTTCGGAGGCATGTGCATTGGAGCCTTGACAATTCTGGCCGATTTCCTTGGGGCCTTGGGTAGTGGTACGGGTATTCTACTCGCTGTAACGATCATATATCAATTTTACGAAATGTTAGTCAAGGAGCAGGAGAAGGCCACGTCGCTCTTTTAG